Proteins from a genomic interval of Rosa chinensis cultivar Old Blush chromosome 2, RchiOBHm-V2, whole genome shotgun sequence:
- the LOC112187187 gene encoding wall-associated receptor kinase-like 22 isoform X1, whose amino-acid sequence MVPVLFLLHVITVFLWSMSTIAAQPVASEALPIAKPNCTQDCGDVKIPYPFGIEAGCYIDDWFKIFCYKPTGKFAGQPTAYLNPANLNLVVFNISLEAGTIQVTTNFTFSSLGCVDQRTAVLPANLSGSPFLYSEKNKFTVIGCGGITWMMLSNGSKGGGCLATCDGSDPAQREFLDGCTGINSCCQTNIPPNLTAFNYSYQAIDTTYPGNDSCKKAFLVNPDWVGYSSGGMVSIKQLAIPMLLDWRLSNYSTLQIRGTADWANNSGTTCTNASLCSCSSGFQGNPYLPNGCQDINECEDSDPCPGASICINVRGSFRCQSPDQTVKLAIIVVGSVLGALLILICAWGLHKVIKKRINTKRKEKFFKQNGGLLLEKQSSGDVNVEKIKLFNSEELEKATDNYNANRILGQGGHGTVYKGMLADGSTVAIKKSKIVDEGEVEQFINEIVILSQIIHRNVVKLMGCCLETEVPLLVYEFIPNGTLSQYIHHQNEEFPLTWRVRLRVSIEVAGALSYLHSATSFPIYHRDIKTSNILLDDKFRAKVADFGTSRTVTIDKTHLTMSQVQGTFGYLDPEYFQSSQFTDKSDVYSFGVVLVELLTGQKPVSQTRPEEWRSLTNYFLLSMEENRLLDILDARVMNEGGKEEIMAVAQLARRCLNMKGKKRPTMKEVAVQLEGIFQLSAKDSDVHTNSGEVEYVLNGWHVGSTSARYNTIHIGSGSPSDVEPLIYVS is encoded by the exons ATGGTACCTGTTCTGTTTTTACTTCATGTGATCACTGTGTTCTTGTGGTCTATGAGTACTATTGCGGCGCAGCCGGTAGCATCAGAAGCCTTACCGATAGCAAAGCCTAATTGTACACAAGATTGCGGAGATGTTAAAATCCCATATCCTTTTGGAATTGAAGCAGGTTGTTACATAGACGACTGgttcaaaattttctgttacaAACCCACCGGCAAGTTCGCCGGCCAACCCACAGCTTACTTGAACCCCGCCAATCTGAACCTTGTGGTCTTCAATATATCTCTTGAAGCAGGAACAATACAGGTAACAACTAACTTCACCTTCTCTAGTCTTGGCTGCGTTGATCAGCGAACTGCCGTCCTACCAGCCAACTTGAGCGGAAGCCCGTTCCTCTACTCCGAGAAAAACAAATTCACTGTAATTGGATGCGGTGGAATCACCTGGATGATGCTCTCCAACGGTTCAAAAGGTGGTGGCTGCCTGGCCACTTGTGACGGCAGTGATCCTGCACAACGTGAATTTCTTGATGGCTGCACAGGTATCAACTCATGCTGCCAGACCAACATTCCTCCGAATCTTACTGCTTTCAACTACAGCTATCAAGCAATAGATACAACTTACCCTGGAAATGACTCTTGCAAGAAGGCATTTTTGGTAAACCCGGATTGGGTTGGGTACTCAAGCGGAGGAATGGTATCCATAAAGCAACTTGCCATCCCTATGTTGCTCGACTGGAGATTAAGTAATTACTCAACTCTTCAAATACGTGGAACAGCTGATTGGGCCAATAACTCGGGCACGACATGCACAAATGCTAGTTTGTGTTCCTGCTCATCCGGGTTTCAGGGAAACCCCTACCTTCCCAACGGATGTCAAG ATATCAATGAATGTGAAGATTCAGACCCATGTCCTGGTGCCAGCATTTGTATCAACGTTCGTGGTTCGTTTAGGTGCCAATCTCCGGATCAAACGGTTAAACTGGCAATTATTG TTGTCGGCAGTGTTCTTGGAGCATTGCTTATACTCATTTGTGCATGGGGGTTACACaaagtcataaagaaaagaataaacacTAAACGCAAGGAGAAGTTTTTTAAGCAGAATGGTGGTTTGCTGCTGGAGAAACAATCTTCTGGTGACGTTAATGTTGAGAAAATTAAATTGTTCAATTCCGAGGAGTTGGAGAAAGCCACAGATAATTATAATGCAAACAGAATTCTAGGTCAAGGAGGCCATGGAACTGTTTACAAAGGCATGCTCGCAGATGGAAGTACTGTGGCGATAAAGAAGTCTAAAATAGTTGATGAAGGAGAAGTTGAACAATTCATTAATGAAATTGTTATTCTTTCACAAATAATTCATAGGAATGTGGTTAAATTAATGGGTTGTTGTTTAGAGACCGAAGTTCCCCTTCTAGTTTATGAATTCATACCAAATGGAACTCTTTCTCAGTATATTCATCACCAGAATGAGGAGTTTCCTCTTACATGGAGAGTGCGGTTGCGAGTTTCTATTGAAGTGGCAGGAGCTCTTTCCTACTTACACTCAGCAACTTCCTTTCCCATTTACCATCGAGATATCAAGACCTCCAACATACTCTTGGATGATAAATTTAGAGCTAAAGTTGCAGACTTTGGAACTTCCAGAACAGTTACCATCGACAAAACACATCTTACCATGTCACAAGTTCAAGGAACATTTGGTTATTTAGACCCAGAGTACTTCCAGTCTAGCCAATTTACGGATAAGAGtgatgtttatagctttggAGTGGTCCTTGTTGAACTTCTAACTGGGCAAAAGCCAGTTTCTCAGACGAGGCCAGAAGAGTGGAGAAGCCTGACAAATTATTTCCTTCTTTCAATGGAGGAGAATCGTCTGCTTGACATTCTTGATGCTCGAGTTATGAATGAAGGTGGCAAGGAAGAAATTATGGCAGTTGCACAGCTTGCAAGGCGTTGCTTGAATATGAAGGGAAAGAAGCGTCCTACTATGAAAGAAGTTGCAGTTCAATTGGAGGGAATATTTCAATTATCAGCAAAAGATTCTGACGTTCATACAAATTCAGGAGAGGTTGAATATGTCCTAAATGGATGGCATGTTGGTTCTACTTCAGCACGATATAACACAATCCATATTGGTAGTGGTTCTCCATCGGATGTAGAACCACTTATATATGTTTCTTGA
- the LOC112187187 gene encoding wall-associated receptor kinase-like 22 isoform X2: protein MVPVLFLLHVITVFLWSMSTIAAQPVASEALPIAKPNCTQDCGDVKIPYPFGIEAGTIQVTTNFTFSSLGCVDQRTAVLPANLSGSPFLYSEKNKFTVIGCGGITWMMLSNGSKGGGCLATCDGSDPAQREFLDGCTGINSCCQTNIPPNLTAFNYSYQAIDTTYPGNDSCKKAFLVNPDWVGYSSGGMVSIKQLAIPMLLDWRLSNYSTLQIRGTADWANNSGTTCTNASLCSCSSGFQGNPYLPNGCQDINECEDSDPCPGASICINVRGSFRCQSPDQTVKLAIIVVGSVLGALLILICAWGLHKVIKKRINTKRKEKFFKQNGGLLLEKQSSGDVNVEKIKLFNSEELEKATDNYNANRILGQGGHGTVYKGMLADGSTVAIKKSKIVDEGEVEQFINEIVILSQIIHRNVVKLMGCCLETEVPLLVYEFIPNGTLSQYIHHQNEEFPLTWRVRLRVSIEVAGALSYLHSATSFPIYHRDIKTSNILLDDKFRAKVADFGTSRTVTIDKTHLTMSQVQGTFGYLDPEYFQSSQFTDKSDVYSFGVVLVELLTGQKPVSQTRPEEWRSLTNYFLLSMEENRLLDILDARVMNEGGKEEIMAVAQLARRCLNMKGKKRPTMKEVAVQLEGIFQLSAKDSDVHTNSGEVEYVLNGWHVGSTSARYNTIHIGSGSPSDVEPLIYVS, encoded by the exons ATGGTACCTGTTCTGTTTTTACTTCATGTGATCACTGTGTTCTTGTGGTCTATGAGTACTATTGCGGCGCAGCCGGTAGCATCAGAAGCCTTACCGATAGCAAAGCCTAATTGTACACAAGATTGCGGAGATGTTAAAATCCCATATCCTTTTGGAATTGAAGCAG GAACAATACAGGTAACAACTAACTTCACCTTCTCTAGTCTTGGCTGCGTTGATCAGCGAACTGCCGTCCTACCAGCCAACTTGAGCGGAAGCCCGTTCCTCTACTCCGAGAAAAACAAATTCACTGTAATTGGATGCGGTGGAATCACCTGGATGATGCTCTCCAACGGTTCAAAAGGTGGTGGCTGCCTGGCCACTTGTGACGGCAGTGATCCTGCACAACGTGAATTTCTTGATGGCTGCACAGGTATCAACTCATGCTGCCAGACCAACATTCCTCCGAATCTTACTGCTTTCAACTACAGCTATCAAGCAATAGATACAACTTACCCTGGAAATGACTCTTGCAAGAAGGCATTTTTGGTAAACCCGGATTGGGTTGGGTACTCAAGCGGAGGAATGGTATCCATAAAGCAACTTGCCATCCCTATGTTGCTCGACTGGAGATTAAGTAATTACTCAACTCTTCAAATACGTGGAACAGCTGATTGGGCCAATAACTCGGGCACGACATGCACAAATGCTAGTTTGTGTTCCTGCTCATCCGGGTTTCAGGGAAACCCCTACCTTCCCAACGGATGTCAAG ATATCAATGAATGTGAAGATTCAGACCCATGTCCTGGTGCCAGCATTTGTATCAACGTTCGTGGTTCGTTTAGGTGCCAATCTCCGGATCAAACGGTTAAACTGGCAATTATTG TTGTCGGCAGTGTTCTTGGAGCATTGCTTATACTCATTTGTGCATGGGGGTTACACaaagtcataaagaaaagaataaacacTAAACGCAAGGAGAAGTTTTTTAAGCAGAATGGTGGTTTGCTGCTGGAGAAACAATCTTCTGGTGACGTTAATGTTGAGAAAATTAAATTGTTCAATTCCGAGGAGTTGGAGAAAGCCACAGATAATTATAATGCAAACAGAATTCTAGGTCAAGGAGGCCATGGAACTGTTTACAAAGGCATGCTCGCAGATGGAAGTACTGTGGCGATAAAGAAGTCTAAAATAGTTGATGAAGGAGAAGTTGAACAATTCATTAATGAAATTGTTATTCTTTCACAAATAATTCATAGGAATGTGGTTAAATTAATGGGTTGTTGTTTAGAGACCGAAGTTCCCCTTCTAGTTTATGAATTCATACCAAATGGAACTCTTTCTCAGTATATTCATCACCAGAATGAGGAGTTTCCTCTTACATGGAGAGTGCGGTTGCGAGTTTCTATTGAAGTGGCAGGAGCTCTTTCCTACTTACACTCAGCAACTTCCTTTCCCATTTACCATCGAGATATCAAGACCTCCAACATACTCTTGGATGATAAATTTAGAGCTAAAGTTGCAGACTTTGGAACTTCCAGAACAGTTACCATCGACAAAACACATCTTACCATGTCACAAGTTCAAGGAACATTTGGTTATTTAGACCCAGAGTACTTCCAGTCTAGCCAATTTACGGATAAGAGtgatgtttatagctttggAGTGGTCCTTGTTGAACTTCTAACTGGGCAAAAGCCAGTTTCTCAGACGAGGCCAGAAGAGTGGAGAAGCCTGACAAATTATTTCCTTCTTTCAATGGAGGAGAATCGTCTGCTTGACATTCTTGATGCTCGAGTTATGAATGAAGGTGGCAAGGAAGAAATTATGGCAGTTGCACAGCTTGCAAGGCGTTGCTTGAATATGAAGGGAAAGAAGCGTCCTACTATGAAAGAAGTTGCAGTTCAATTGGAGGGAATATTTCAATTATCAGCAAAAGATTCTGACGTTCATACAAATTCAGGAGAGGTTGAATATGTCCTAAATGGATGGCATGTTGGTTCTACTTCAGCACGATATAACACAATCCATATTGGTAGTGGTTCTCCATCGGATGTAGAACCACTTATATATGTTTCTTGA